A window from Dysidea avara chromosome 2, odDysAvar1.4, whole genome shotgun sequence encodes these proteins:
- the LOC136246698 gene encoding uncharacterized protein isoform X2, with protein sequence MFFLNVGNSFCYPIYIILLIHRHGKVFRRPKCNEEVGGLSNQKNYAFPDASCTNDMKYLETGCSTKPKPCDWRGKLLQLEIHLAECGNVVIQCTLNCGATISYRSISRLIVY encoded by the exons ATGTTTTTTTTGAATGTAGGGAATAGCTTTTGCTACCCCATCTACATAATTTTATTAATACA CCGGCATGGAAAAGTGTTCCGACGTCCAAAGTGTAATGAAGAGGTTGGAGGCTTAAGCAATCAG AAAAACTATGCATTTCCTGATGCAAGTTGTACCAATGATATGAAGTACCTTGAAACTGGGTGTAGTACTAAACCAAAGCCTTGTGATTGGAGAGGAAAATTGTTACAGTTAGAG ATACATTTGGCTGAATGTGGTAACGTAGTAATTCAATGTACTCTCAACTGTGGGGCAACCATCAGCTATCGCAGCATCTCAAGATTGATTGTTTATTAA